One Jeotgalicoccus saudimassiliensis DNA window includes the following coding sequences:
- the trpA gene encoding tryptophan synthase subunit alpha, producing MTKAHINDMFNKLNETDDKAFIAYMMAGDGGLDKLPEQIKTLEKAGVDLIEIGIPFSDPAADGPVIQEAGIRALKENVSLRDILDKLTEIKDDINVPYVLMTYYNPVFSYGLEAFAQDAQAANVSGLIVPDVPLDEEPELKNALTDTELAIIRLATLTTTDERLEQLVDEAEGFIYAVTVNGVTGKQAGYSEEVYDNLARIKEKSAVPVCAGFGITSSEAAEALGEHCDGVIVGSAIVEMLNRNEEENIKNLIPKKHAARAK from the coding sequence ATGACTAAAGCCCATATTAATGACATGTTCAATAAGCTGAATGAAACGGACGATAAGGCATTTATCGCGTATATGATGGCCGGGGACGGCGGCCTGGATAAACTGCCGGAGCAGATTAAAACATTGGAAAAAGCAGGTGTTGATCTCATTGAAATCGGCATCCCATTCAGTGACCCTGCTGCTGACGGTCCCGTCATTCAGGAAGCAGGAATCCGTGCGCTGAAAGAAAATGTAAGCCTCCGAGACATTCTGGATAAGCTGACTGAAATTAAAGACGACATCAATGTACCTTATGTACTCATGACATACTACAACCCTGTATTCAGCTATGGTCTTGAAGCATTCGCACAAGACGCACAGGCTGCCAATGTCAGCGGACTGATCGTACCGGATGTGCCGCTCGATGAAGAGCCGGAATTAAAAAATGCACTGACAGACACGGAACTTGCGATTATCCGTCTTGCGACACTGACAACGACAGATGAACGTCTGGAACAGCTCGTTGATGAGGCGGAAGGATTTATTTATGCGGTCACCGTGAACGGTGTGACAGGAAAACAGGCAGGCTACAGTGAAGAAGTATATGATAACCTCGCACGTATTAAAGAGAAGAGCGCTGTACCGGTCTGTGCCGGTTTCGGTATTACGTCCAGTGAAGCGGCAGAGGCACTCGGTGAACATTGCGACGGCGTAATCGTCGGATCGGCCATTGTCGAAATGCTCAATCGGAACGAGGAGGAAAACATTAAAAACCTGATTCCAAAAAAGCATGCTGCGCGTGCTAAATAA
- a CDS encoding phosphoribosylanthranilate isomerase: MKVKICGIKTVEEAQLVAKERPDFIGVVLAPSKRRVKLQTVREITDSLKGTGIKVVGVYVNPTKEEADAGLNEGGLDYIQFHGDESKEFVEQYKGHAIKAFPSNSELSYSERFDFKADYILIDSPREEYYGGSGVTFNWSELPLETIDRSRLALAGGLNPDNIAEAAEQVKPALIDVSSGVETGGEKDPDKVRAFIKNIRGGHND, encoded by the coding sequence ATGAAAGTTAAAATCTGCGGTATTAAAACAGTTGAAGAAGCACAGCTCGTTGCGAAAGAACGGCCGGATTTTATCGGTGTAGTACTCGCACCGAGTAAACGCCGGGTTAAGCTTCAGACAGTCAGGGAGATTACTGACAGTCTGAAAGGCACGGGAATCAAAGTAGTCGGTGTATATGTCAATCCGACGAAGGAAGAAGCAGATGCCGGATTAAATGAAGGCGGGCTCGATTATATACAGTTTCATGGAGATGAATCAAAAGAATTTGTAGAACAGTATAAAGGACATGCGATTAAGGCATTCCCGTCGAATTCGGAACTGTCCTACAGTGAACGCTTTGACTTTAAGGCGGATTATATACTGATCGACAGTCCGAGGGAGGAATATTACGGCGGCAGCGGCGTCACATTCAACTGGTCGGAACTGCCGCTTGAAACGATAGACCGTTCCAGACTTGCACTTGCGGGCGGATTAAACCCGGACAATATCGCTGAAGCGGCCGAACAGGTAAAACCTGCTTTAATCGATGTTTCCAGCGGTGTTGAAACCGGCGGGGAAAAAGATCCGGACAAAGTCAGAGCATTTATTAAAAATATAAGAGGTGGACACAATGACTGA
- a CDS encoding PD-(D/E)XK nuclease family protein: MGITVWTGTSGTGKTSRMFSEIEELTKDSPLGSNIYIVTPTQNTLSYEQLITQPKDGVVTGSMRTSVFSFTRLMWHVYNELGQPDKESLSEAGHVMFMHKLMNDMKENLNYYHTSGGYIKFSEKVLDQITEFRAYSVSPEHLAELEFERGRTTEKYEDLNKIYSMWSEQIDGYNIEDLNMIHSFIDTINRAENIRTLEGATIYIDGFHNFTESEFELIYALESKAAQINLLLTHSKSDDSEQSARDIMLFRKTEAVITRLQEMFGEHYVEFRHFDDEFLRAKSTGLTQLEKYITTGKKMTNFDGITITESPSVQEEVIEVARNIETLVREKGAKYSDIGILYRDAGYEEHIKTTFKRFNISYHMDAEHFMHCNPFTQLIIALLECYKSRFQSSAFLNVLKTGYLNTGHDDRLLAHLENIIIERGLTGSELFDDERFAIEYRLDAEGLIDRIDNTESLKEMIDYKNAKLGQLQSFFNALNDGETVRDYVSAIYSFITDNGILIRLEDEIHELEETDVRLRNETEQSFNLFIRLLDDSYTVFKDVKTPFSLFYETFIEGLKSATFNTRPATIDQVIIGLMDLAKVENKKYIFILGMNYNVMPQESRSTSIVTDEEKLVLSARGITLSPSARTLAQDERFVFYLGVTRPTDELFISWSSTLQNKEATKISPFVAEFLPDEDENVLNYTYRKTAHYDVNNSIRLISSIRSMEALEHFKLRQLMSTDKAYLEDLSTVPQYRHFLSVYQLLKAGDRQTVIKRLTRNLTYDNKAQKLTNETAEALYGPEMKASVSRFQSYFNCSFQHFSNYGLKLNVRQNYTVRPLEIGNLYHNALEKVAVDLGMTLNHADDKIKNAVKNAVETVLRTISYGIFERSEYYLSLKEKAVQAITTTLLFMKDIELLGNYKMTLIEAVFGEKSDDLGELALESPNGKKVILRGKIDRVDTFHKDGKVYVNIIDYKSSARDLRKSDVLNGVELQIITYMYVLMNKAETLIGGEVVPNSMLFYHVNEPKVKAEDAETAYKERQNALKPKGLFVADRTTSNIDGNRGLENLITETENINEYFPLKEKKDGTFDNHSKKRVLSEDMFQHYSAYVMEKFKTATDEIYEGSTLANPIETNGGLPCQFCDFKAACHIDKLINAEDYRTNRITDDDIEAFESEVQNG, from the coding sequence GTGGGTATTACTGTATGGACCGGTACGAGCGGTACCGGTAAAACGAGCAGAATGTTTAGTGAAATAGAAGAGTTAACGAAAGATTCACCACTTGGATCCAATATATATATTGTCACACCGACTCAGAATACGCTGAGTTACGAGCAGCTGATTACACAGCCGAAAGACGGCGTTGTGACCGGCAGCATGCGGACGAGTGTGTTCAGTTTCACACGTCTGATGTGGCACGTGTACAACGAACTGGGTCAGCCGGATAAAGAGTCGCTGTCTGAAGCGGGTCACGTAATGTTCATGCATAAGCTGATGAACGATATGAAGGAAAACCTGAATTACTACCACACTTCCGGCGGATACATAAAATTTTCGGAAAAGGTGCTCGACCAGATTACTGAGTTCAGAGCATACAGTGTCAGTCCGGAACATCTGGCAGAGCTCGAGTTTGAACGCGGCAGAACGACGGAAAAATATGAAGACTTAAATAAAATATACTCGATGTGGAGCGAACAGATCGACGGGTATAATATAGAAGATTTAAATATGATTCACAGCTTTATCGATACTATAAACCGTGCGGAGAATATACGGACGCTCGAAGGTGCGACGATTTATATCGACGGTTTCCATAACTTTACTGAAAGCGAGTTTGAGTTAATTTATGCACTGGAAAGTAAAGCAGCACAAATTAATCTGCTGTTAACCCACAGCAAGTCGGACGACAGTGAACAGTCGGCACGGGATATTATGCTGTTTCGAAAAACAGAAGCGGTCATCACGCGTCTGCAGGAAATGTTCGGTGAGCACTACGTTGAATTCCGTCATTTCGATGATGAGTTTCTGCGTGCGAAGAGTACCGGTCTGACACAGCTTGAGAAATATATAACGACAGGTAAGAAGATGACGAACTTCGACGGGATTACAATAACAGAATCACCATCCGTACAGGAGGAAGTCATTGAAGTTGCCCGGAACATCGAAACGCTCGTCAGGGAAAAAGGCGCGAAGTATTCGGATATCGGTATTTTATATCGTGATGCCGGCTACGAGGAACATATTAAAACGACATTTAAACGATTTAACATTTCCTATCATATGGATGCAGAACACTTTATGCACTGTAACCCGTTTACCCAGCTTATTATTGCACTGCTCGAATGCTACAAAAGCAGATTCCAGAGTTCGGCATTCCTGAACGTGCTGAAGACCGGATATTTAAACACCGGCCATGACGACCGGCTGCTCGCTCATCTTGAAAATATTATTATCGAACGGGGTCTGACAGGCAGCGAACTGTTTGACGATGAACGCTTTGCGATTGAATACAGACTGGATGCTGAAGGTCTGATTGACCGTATTGATAATACCGAATCCCTTAAAGAAATGATCGACTATAAAAATGCGAAACTCGGTCAGCTGCAATCATTCTTTAACGCATTGAACGACGGCGAAACAGTCAGGGATTACGTCAGTGCGATTTACAGCTTTATTACAGATAACGGGATACTGATCAGACTGGAAGACGAAATTCATGAACTGGAAGAAACCGATGTCCGTCTCCGGAACGAGACGGAGCAGTCCTTTAATTTGTTTATCCGGCTGCTGGATGACAGCTACACGGTATTTAAAGACGTGAAAACACCATTCTCACTGTTCTATGAAACGTTTATCGAAGGATTGAAATCGGCAACATTCAATACGAGACCGGCAACGATTGATCAGGTCATTATCGGTCTGATGGACCTTGCGAAAGTAGAGAACAAAAAATATATATTTATACTGGGAATGAACTATAACGTAATGCCTCAGGAATCACGCAGCACGTCAATTGTTACAGACGAAGAAAAACTCGTCCTTAGTGCGCGGGGCATTACACTGTCACCGAGTGCCCGGACGCTTGCGCAGGATGAGCGGTTTGTCTTTTATCTCGGTGTAACACGCCCGACAGACGAACTTTTCATCAGCTGGTCGTCGACACTGCAAAATAAAGAAGCAACAAAAATCAGTCCGTTCGTCGCGGAATTTTTACCGGACGAAGATGAAAACGTGCTGAACTATACGTACAGAAAGACAGCGCATTACGATGTGAACAATTCGATACGCCTGATTTCGAGTATCCGCAGCATGGAGGCACTGGAACACTTTAAACTGCGCCAGCTGATGTCGACTGACAAAGCATATCTCGAAGATTTAAGCACTGTACCGCAGTACAGACATTTTCTTTCCGTGTATCAGCTGTTGAAAGCAGGGGACAGACAGACGGTCATTAAACGACTGACCCGCAATCTGACATACGATAACAAAGCGCAGAAATTGACAAATGAAACTGCAGAAGCACTATACGGTCCGGAAATGAAAGCCAGCGTGTCCCGTTTTCAGTCGTATTTCAACTGCAGCTTTCAGCATTTTTCAAACTACGGCTTAAAATTGAATGTCCGTCAGAACTACACGGTAAGACCGCTTGAAATTGGTAACCTGTATCACAATGCACTTGAAAAAGTCGCAGTGGATCTCGGTATGACGTTAAACCACGCGGACGACAAGATTAAGAATGCCGTTAAAAATGCAGTGGAGACTGTACTCAGAACGATCAGCTACGGTATATTCGAACGTTCGGAGTATTATTTATCGCTGAAAGAAAAAGCGGTGCAGGCAATTACAACGACACTTCTTTTTATGAAAGATATCGAGCTTCTCGGCAACTATAAGATGACGCTCATTGAAGCGGTTTTCGGGGAAAAATCCGATGATCTTGGGGAACTGGCTCTCGAAAGTCCAAACGGAAAAAAAGTTATTCTGCGCGGTAAAATTGACAGAGTCGATACGTTCCATAAAGACGGCAAAGTATACGTCAATATTATCGACTATAAATCGAGCGCCAGAGATTTAAGAAAATCCGATGTGCTGAACGGCGTGGAACTGCAGATAATTACGTATATGTACGTTCTGATGAATAAAGCTGAAACGCTGATTGGCGGTGAAGTTGTACCGAACTCGATGCTGTTTTACCACGTCAATGAACCGAAAGTGAAAGCGGAAGACGCTGAAACGGCGTACAAAGAACGTCAGAATGCATTGAAACCGAAAGGGCTTTTCGTTGCGGACAGAACGACGTCAAACATCGATGGAAACAGAGGGCTTGAGAATTTAATTACAGAGACTGAAAATATTAATGAATACTTCCCTTTGAAAGAGAAAAAAGACGGTACGTTTGATAATCATTCGAAAAAACGTGTATTGTCTGAAGACATGTTTCAACATTATTCAGCGTACGTAATGGAGAAATTTAAAACGGCAACGGATGAAATATATGAAGGCAGCACGCTTGCCAATCCAATCGAAACGAACGGCGGACTGCCGTGTCAGTTCTGCGACTTTAAAGCAGCATGCCATATCGATAAATTAATAAATGCAGAAGACTACCGGACGAACAGAATTACTGATGATGACATAGAAGCATTTGAAAGTGAGGTGCAGAATGGTTAA
- the trpB gene encoding tryptophan synthase subunit beta, which produces MTETYKFPGTDGKFGEFGGTYVAESLINTLEELKEAYKAAQQNPEFQREFDYLMKEYVGRENPLFYAERLTEKLGGAKIYLKREDLNHTGAHKINNAIGQGLLTKYMGKTKIIAETGAGQHGVATATIAALLGLECKIFMGAKDAARQELNVFRMELLGAEVVKVEQGTATLKDAVNETMRYWVQHMEDTHYVLGSVLGPHPFPQIVRDFQSVISKEARAQILEKEGRLPDKVVACIGGGSNAMGMFYNFIEDKEVELIGVEAAGDGIDSGKVAAAINRGSVGIAHGAKMHMLQDENGQLQGTHSISAGLDYPGIGPEHSFLFKTKRADYEYATDEEALTAFQELSKTEGIIPALESSHAIAHVMKIAPELPKDDIIIVCLSGRGDKDVEMVKAELEARKND; this is translated from the coding sequence ATGACTGAAACTTATAAATTTCCGGGAACGGACGGTAAATTCGGTGAATTTGGCGGTACGTACGTTGCGGAATCATTAATTAATACATTGGAAGAATTAAAAGAGGCATATAAAGCGGCGCAGCAGAATCCCGAATTCCAAAGAGAATTCGATTATTTAATGAAAGAATATGTCGGACGCGAAAATCCCCTGTTTTATGCAGAACGTTTAACTGAAAAACTTGGCGGTGCAAAAATTTATTTAAAACGCGAGGATTTAAACCATACCGGTGCACATAAAATTAACAATGCCATCGGTCAGGGACTGTTAACAAAATACATGGGGAAAACAAAGATTATTGCTGAAACCGGTGCAGGACAGCACGGTGTCGCAACAGCAACTATCGCAGCATTACTGGGGCTGGAATGTAAAATTTTTATGGGTGCAAAAGATGCGGCGCGTCAGGAACTGAATGTTTTCCGTATGGAACTTCTCGGAGCGGAAGTGGTAAAAGTCGAACAGGGGACTGCAACGCTTAAAGATGCGGTCAATGAAACGATGAGATATTGGGTGCAGCATATGGAAGATACCCATTACGTGCTCGGATCAGTGCTCGGACCCCATCCCTTCCCGCAAATTGTCCGCGACTTCCAGAGTGTTATTTCAAAAGAGGCGAGAGCGCAGATTTTAGAAAAAGAAGGGCGTCTGCCGGATAAAGTTGTGGCATGTATCGGCGGCGGGAGCAACGCCATGGGTATGTTTTATAACTTTATCGAAGATAAAGAAGTGGAGCTGATCGGTGTTGAGGCAGCAGGAGACGGCATCGACAGCGGTAAAGTAGCTGCTGCGATTAACCGCGGCTCTGTCGGTATTGCGCATGGTGCGAAGATGCACATGCTGCAGGATGAAAACGGACAGCTGCAGGGAACGCATTCAATTTCCGCAGGGCTTGATTATCCGGGAATCGGACCGGAGCACAGCTTCCTGTTTAAGACAAAACGGGCGGATTACGAATATGCAACTGACGAAGAGGCACTGACAGCATTTCAGGAGCTCTCTAAAACAGAAGGTATTATCCCGGCTCTTGAAAGTTCACATGCGATTGCCCATGTGATGAAAATTGCACCGGAACTTCCAAAAGACGACATTATTATCGTTTGTCTGTCCGGACGCGGGGATAAGGATGTAGAAATGGTGAAAGCGGAACTGGAGGCGAGAAAAAATGACTAA
- the trpC gene encoding indole-3-glycerol phosphate synthase TrpC: MTILDDIVEVKKQELLDYPTEIKLITREKPLDFKGGLDADNGIALISEVKRASPSQGDINNIMDPLEQADAYVRGGADAISVLTDKQFFKGSFDDMERVAKTVDVPVLNKDFIIDRRQIDCAYNHGADIVLLIVTILDDGTLADLYSYASSLDLNIIVEVHDEEELKRALKIAPAIIGINNRDLKTFTVDIGNTEQLLAKYGTDDIHFIAESGIHTAEDAQRMQLAGASGMLVGESLMRSDSIEDKIQELKAGKVHES, encoded by the coding sequence ATGACAATACTTGATGACATCGTTGAAGTAAAAAAACAGGAACTGCTGGATTATCCGACGGAAATTAAATTAATTACAAGAGAAAAACCGCTGGATTTTAAAGGCGGACTTGACGCTGACAACGGCATCGCTCTGATTAGTGAAGTGAAACGGGCTTCACCGTCACAGGGCGACATCAATAACATCATGGATCCGCTGGAACAGGCTGATGCATACGTGAGAGGCGGTGCGGATGCCATCAGTGTATTGACGGACAAACAGTTCTTTAAAGGCAGTTTTGACGATATGGAACGCGTTGCAAAAACGGTTGATGTTCCGGTACTGAACAAAGATTTTATAATCGACAGACGGCAGATTGACTGTGCATACAATCACGGAGCTGATATCGTGCTGCTGATCGTCACGATTCTCGATGACGGGACGCTCGCTGATTTATACAGCTATGCATCATCACTTGACTTAAATATTATCGTTGAAGTTCACGATGAAGAAGAGCTGAAACGTGCATTAAAGATTGCACCGGCAATTATCGGGATTAACAACAGAGATTTAAAAACGTTCACGGTCGATATCGGCAATACAGAACAGCTCCTTGCAAAATACGGCACGGATGACATTCACTTCATTGCCGAAAGCGGGATTCATACAGCGGAAGACGCACAGCGCATGCAACTCGCGGGCGCGTCGGGCATGCTGGTCGGAGAATCGCTGATGCGGTCTGACAGCATCGAAGATAAAATTCAGGAACTGAAAGCAGGTAAAGTACATGAAAGTTAA
- the lepB gene encoding signal peptidase I — protein MAKEIREWAVAIFIAIVVIAVIRMFLFVTFAVDGLSMDPTLEDGDRVVVNKFIYDIGEVEQDDVVVFESGQDSAYVKRIIGVPGDTVEMKDKTVYLNGEPLQEDYVTHRGESYMDNFTLSDLGVEGEVIPEGHYLVLGDNRPISRDSRDFGLITEASIIGEVQLRFWPLNEIAIDF, from the coding sequence TTGGCAAAAGAAATACGTGAATGGGCAGTAGCCATATTTATTGCGATCGTTGTCATTGCTGTAATCAGAATGTTTCTGTTCGTCACATTCGCAGTGGACGGGCTCAGTATGGATCCGACACTTGAAGACGGCGACAGAGTAGTAGTGAATAAATTTATATATGATATAGGCGAAGTGGAACAGGACGATGTAGTCGTGTTTGAATCCGGTCAGGATTCGGCGTATGTTAAACGTATTATCGGCGTGCCGGGAGATACTGTGGAAATGAAGGACAAAACTGTTTACTTAAACGGCGAGCCGCTGCAGGAAGATTACGTTACACACCGCGGTGAATCGTATATGGATAACTTCACATTAAGCGATCTTGGTGTTGAAGGAGAGGTTATTCCGGAAGGACACTACCTCGTTCTCGGGGACAATCGTCCAATCAGCCGTGACTCGCGGGACTTCGGTTTAATAACAGAGGCATCAATTATCGGCGAAGTCCAGCTCAGGTTCTGGCCGCTGAACGAAATCGCAATTGATTTTTAA
- the trpD gene encoding anthranilate phosphoribosyltransferase, whose amino-acid sequence MTLNITTVTETAMMKVQEGTNLSYKEMHEFFTEVLNGGVTDDELRDFIVALSDKGETVDEITAIAEVLKSYAKDIPNVNDKVMDNCGTGGDRSQSFNISTTSAFVLASCGVTIAKHGNKSVTSKTGSSDVLQALGVNLEFDAGRVADELNESNITFLSAPHVHPKMGQIMRVRQTLKRPTVFNFIGPCISPLNLDYQFLGIYDREKLMTITQVLKRLGRENAVVMNGAGHMDEATLLGDNHLVFLRGGEIEEVVLDPTDYGLTLCDKTDIAGGDGNENKEILEAVLKGTATRAQLETVLLNAGIGLFVADKANSIGAGIQLAREAVETGKAYAKLQEVIRNNKEAGQ is encoded by the coding sequence ATGACATTAAATATCACTACAGTAACTGAAACGGCAATGATGAAAGTACAGGAAGGCACTAATTTATCTTATAAAGAAATGCACGAATTTTTCACGGAAGTATTAAACGGCGGTGTTACGGATGACGAGCTGAGAGATTTCATCGTTGCTTTAAGCGACAAAGGTGAAACAGTCGATGAGATTACAGCGATTGCGGAAGTACTGAAGTCATATGCAAAAGATATTCCGAATGTAAACGATAAAGTGATGGACAACTGCGGGACAGGCGGCGACCGTTCACAGAGCTTTAACATCTCAACAACGTCCGCATTCGTGCTCGCAAGCTGCGGTGTGACAATTGCAAAACACGGCAACAAAAGTGTCACAAGCAAAACCGGAAGCTCTGACGTGCTGCAGGCACTGGGAGTGAATTTAGAATTTGATGCCGGCAGAGTGGCAGACGAACTTAACGAATCAAACATTACATTTTTAAGCGCTCCGCATGTACATCCTAAAATGGGTCAGATCATGAGAGTCAGACAGACGCTGAAACGTCCGACAGTGTTTAACTTTATCGGTCCGTGCATCAGCCCGCTGAATTTGGATTACCAGTTCCTCGGTATATACGACCGTGAAAAACTGATGACAATTACGCAGGTCTTAAAACGACTCGGCCGTGAAAATGCAGTGGTTATGAACGGAGCGGGACACATGGATGAAGCGACATTGCTCGGTGACAACCATCTCGTATTTTTACGCGGCGGTGAGATAGAAGAAGTCGTCCTTGATCCGACGGACTACGGCTTAACACTGTGTGACAAAACAGATATCGCAGGCGGCGACGGCAATGAAAATAAAGAGATACTTGAAGCGGTACTGAAAGGCACAGCGACGAGAGCACAACTAGAAACAGTGCTGCTGAACGCAGGTATCGGACTGTTTGTAGCAGACAAAGCGAATTCAATCGGTGCGGGCATCCAGCTCGCAAGAGAAGCAGTGGAAACAGGAAAAGCATATGCGAAACTGCAGGAAGTAATCCGTAATAATAAGGAGGCGGGACAATGA
- a CDS encoding TVP38/TMEM64 family protein has translation MNELIELLTTEQGIEELFQRFEELGFIVGFLLVLIEAFLPFLPLVVIVILNINSYGIIVGFLVSYTASVAGSYLVFLTVRNIFRTPAQAYIDKHEKLQVMLRFIDKRGFSFLFVLLSLPFTPSSVVNVITALSNIRRHVYLYILLASKFIMILSMTLVGYDITSFFNSPVKLIISLVFLTVLYLLSKWYQKYLESKMKK, from the coding sequence TTGAACGAATTAATCGAACTATTGACGACTGAACAGGGAATTGAAGAGCTATTTCAAAGGTTTGAAGAGCTGGGTTTTATCGTTGGATTTCTGCTTGTGCTTATCGAGGCGTTCCTGCCGTTTTTACCGCTTGTCGTAATTGTGATTTTAAACATTAACTCATACGGCATTATCGTCGGATTTCTCGTCAGTTATACAGCGAGTGTCGCAGGCAGTTATCTGGTATTTCTGACAGTCAGAAATATTTTCAGAACACCGGCTCAGGCTTACATAGATAAGCATGAAAAGCTGCAGGTCATGCTCCGTTTTATCGATAAACGCGGATTTTCATTTTTGTTTGTACTGCTGTCGCTGCCGTTCACACCATCGTCGGTTGTCAACGTCATCACAGCTTTATCTAATATAAGAAGACATGTATACTTGTATATATTATTAGCGTCAAAATTTATTATGATTTTATCGATGACACTGGTCGGTTATGACATAACTTCATTCTTTAACTCACCGGTAAAACTTATCATCTCATTGGTATTTTTAACAGTATTGTACTTACTTTCCAAGTGGTATCAGAAATATCTGGAAAGCAAAATGAAAAAATAA